A genomic region of Aeropyrum pernix K1 contains the following coding sequences:
- a CDS encoding ABC transporter ATP-binding protein, producing the protein MAEPLLEVKSIDVYYGEFQALFGVSLRVYKGEIVALLGGNGAGKTTTLLTISGLLKPRNGSIIWQGRDITGLPAFKRVEEGISHVPEGRGIFPRLTVYENLRVAASTRRAKEHFQDSLEQVYTIFPILKARRSQLAGTLSGGEQQMLAIARALIQRPILLMMDEPSLGLAPKLARDVIYLASRLREELGVTILLVEQNVGLSLKVADRGYVMETGRIVLEGASDELALDPRIKAAYLGL; encoded by the coding sequence ATGGCTGAGCCCCTCCTAGAGGTTAAATCCATAGACGTATACTATGGCGAGTTCCAGGCACTCTTCGGCGTTAGCCTTAGGGTTTATAAGGGGGAAATAGTGGCTTTACTGGGGGGTAATGGCGCTGGGAAGACCACCACCCTCCTCACGATATCAGGCCTCCTAAAGCCCAGAAACGGCTCTATAATATGGCAGGGTAGGGATATAACGGGGCTACCAGCATTCAAGAGGGTTGAGGAGGGCATATCCCATGTACCCGAGGGCAGGGGCATATTCCCCAGACTGACAGTCTATGAGAACCTAAGAGTAGCGGCGTCAACCAGAAGGGCTAAAGAGCACTTCCAGGATTCCCTAGAACAGGTCTACACCATATTCCCTATACTAAAGGCTAGGCGCAGCCAGCTGGCAGGCACCCTGAGTGGGGGAGAGCAGCAGATGCTTGCAATAGCCAGGGCACTTATCCAGAGGCCTATTCTCCTAATGATGGACGAGCCCAGCCTAGGGCTGGCACCCAAGCTAGCTAGGGATGTTATATACCTTGCATCTAGGCTGAGGGAGGAGCTGGGGGTGACGATACTGCTTGTGGAGCAGAACGTCGGCTTATCACTTAAGGTGGCCGATAGGGGGTATGTAATGGAGACTGGCAG